A single region of the Agromyces sp. Leaf222 genome encodes:
- a CDS encoding response regulator transcription factor has product MTARDRVAVIIEDDADIRRLLEEVLEQGGFETHSAGNGLDGVEKVRRYRPTLTTLDVSMPGIDGFEAAKRIRAFSDTYLIMLTARTEEIDTLMGLESGADDYIAKPFRPRELRARIDAMMRRPRLAVAGGEGDPSSVGSAEAVTPDASAGTAAPLKPGVPAEPSTTPAQPSPAAAVVVPATAAGDEGWIEHRGLRLEPDMRLVVVDGDEVELTRSEFDLLSLIISSRRRVRSKADLALALRGESYVTSYYVSDADKRAVEVHLANLRRKLGENASQPRWIETVRGVGYRLTADDGA; this is encoded by the coding sequence ATGACGGCACGTGACCGCGTCGCGGTGATCATCGAGGACGATGCGGACATCCGCCGCCTCCTCGAGGAGGTGCTCGAGCAGGGCGGGTTCGAGACGCACAGCGCCGGCAACGGACTCGACGGGGTCGAGAAGGTGCGCCGCTACCGGCCGACGCTCACGACCCTCGACGTCAGCATGCCCGGCATCGACGGCTTCGAGGCGGCCAAGCGCATCAGGGCGTTCAGCGACACCTACCTCATCATGCTCACCGCCCGGACCGAGGAGATCGACACCCTGATGGGCCTCGAGTCGGGGGCCGACGACTACATCGCGAAGCCGTTCCGCCCGCGCGAGCTCCGCGCGCGGATCGACGCCATGATGCGCCGCCCTCGCCTCGCCGTCGCGGGAGGCGAGGGCGACCCGTCTTCGGTGGGTTCGGCAGAAGCCGTGACGCCCGACGCCTCAGCCGGAACGGCGGCGCCGCTGAAGCCCGGAGTGCCCGCCGAACCGTCGACGACGCCCGCGCAGCCATCCCCGGCAGCCGCCGTCGTCGTGCCGGCGACCGCCGCGGGCGACGAGGGGTGGATCGAGCACCGGGGCCTCCGCCTCGAACCCGACATGCGCCTCGTGGTCGTCGACGGCGACGAGGTCGAGCTCACGCGCAGCGAGTTCGACCTGCTCAGCCTGATCATCTCCTCGCGCCGGCGCGTACGCAGCAAGGCCGACCTCGCCCTCGCGCTCCGCGGAGAGAGCTACGTCACGTCGTACTACGTGAGCGACGCCGACAAGCGCGCCGTCGAGGTGCACCTCGCCAACCTGCGACGCAAGCTCGGCGAGAACGCCAGCCAGCCACGCTGGATCGAGACCGTCCGCGGCGTGGGGTACCGGCTCACCGCAGACGACGGGGCGTGA
- a CDS encoding glycoside hydrolase family 6 protein: MPNDAPRGDEPVVRHDRDDARYVLRGSTSPSPDASSADESAARIPAGGSAPGAAPGLAPGPRPAARRPSRALPIALIAAAALLLLALAAFATSLIIVSQQPEGNPLRDRALFVDPDSNAARAAEASGTEEQRAAAARIAESPSAIWLTPERVQPGTASGVVADTVAQAKTTGALPVFVVYGITDRDCGGFSSGGLPGDEYLDWVDEIAAGLGDRTSIVVLEPDSLALASECPDPDARTELVRSALERFSGTGAEVYLDGGHSAWLPAADMAELLRAAGVDQARGFATNVSNSQATDAEATYAMRISDALGGAHAIIDTSRNGAGPPTDGEWCNAAGLALGDEPHALDDPVVDAVLWVKPPGESDGTCNGGPAAGTWWPEQAEELVANADRLAGGS; encoded by the coding sequence GTGCCGAACGATGCCCCGCGCGGCGACGAGCCCGTCGTGCGCCACGACCGCGATGACGCACGCTACGTGCTCCGCGGCTCGACGTCGCCCTCGCCCGACGCGAGTTCGGCCGACGAGTCGGCAGCCCGCATCCCCGCCGGCGGCAGCGCTCCCGGTGCCGCTCCAGGTCTCGCCCCCGGCCCCCGTCCCGCCGCACGGCGGCCGAGTCGGGCGCTGCCCATCGCTCTCATCGCCGCCGCAGCGCTGCTGCTCCTCGCCCTCGCCGCATTCGCGACGTCGCTCATCATCGTGTCGCAGCAGCCCGAAGGCAATCCGCTCCGGGATCGTGCGCTCTTCGTCGACCCCGATTCGAACGCCGCCCGTGCGGCCGAGGCATCCGGCACCGAGGAGCAACGTGCGGCTGCCGCGCGGATCGCCGAATCCCCCTCCGCGATCTGGCTCACGCCGGAGCGCGTGCAGCCCGGAACGGCGTCCGGCGTGGTCGCCGACACCGTGGCGCAGGCGAAGACCACCGGCGCGCTCCCGGTCTTCGTGGTCTACGGCATCACCGACCGCGACTGCGGCGGGTTCTCGTCGGGAGGCCTGCCGGGCGACGAGTACCTCGACTGGGTCGACGAGATCGCCGCAGGGCTCGGCGACCGCACGAGCATCGTCGTGCTCGAGCCCGACTCCCTCGCGCTCGCGTCCGAATGCCCGGACCCCGACGCGCGCACCGAGCTCGTGCGATCCGCACTGGAACGCTTCTCGGGCACCGGCGCCGAGGTCTACCTCGACGGCGGGCACTCCGCGTGGCTGCCCGCCGCCGACATGGCGGAGCTGCTGCGCGCCGCGGGCGTCGACCAGGCCCGCGGCTTCGCCACCAACGTGTCCAACTCGCAGGCGACCGACGCCGAGGCCACCTACGCCATGCGGATCTCCGACGCGCTCGGCGGCGCGCACGCGATCATCGACACGTCGCGCAACGGCGCAGGGCCGCCCACCGACGGCGAGTGGTGCAACGCAGCCGGTCTCGCACTCGGCGACGAGCCGCACGCGCTCGACGACCCGGTCGTCGACGCGGTGCTGTGGGTGAAGCCGCCAGGCGAGAGCGACGGTACGTGCAACGGCGGGCCGGCCGCAGGGACCTGGTGGCCCGAGCAGGCGGAGGAGCTGGTCGCGAACGCCGATCGGCTCGCTGGAGGATCATGA
- a CDS encoding RidA family protein, which produces MSKTAVTLSNAPKPAGPYSHGVVANGFLYTAGFGPQDPATGLVVEGGAAEQTRQVLRNIGAVLAEYDLSFDDVVKVTAHLEDLADFAEYNVAYAEFFTEPYPVRTTVGSRLANILVEIDVVAAIPQD; this is translated from the coding sequence ATGTCCAAGACCGCCGTCACCCTGTCGAACGCCCCCAAGCCCGCCGGCCCCTACAGCCACGGCGTGGTCGCCAACGGCTTCCTGTACACGGCCGGCTTCGGCCCGCAGGACCCGGCCACCGGCCTCGTCGTCGAGGGCGGTGCCGCCGAGCAGACCCGCCAGGTGCTGCGCAACATCGGCGCCGTGCTCGCGGAGTACGACCTCTCGTTCGACGACGTCGTGAAGGTCACCGCGCACCTCGAGGACCTCGCCGACTTCGCCGAGTACAACGTCGCCTACGCCGAGTTCTTCACCGAGCCCTACCCCGTGCGCACCACGGTCGGCTCGCGCCTCGCGAACATCCTCGTCGAGATCGACGTGGTCGCCGCGATCCCGCAGGACTGA
- a CDS encoding IclR family transcriptional regulator, whose product MSQSVTRAARIIDAIAADPRTVAELAEAFDLHRSTMFRELQALEEVGWVRRRGNGRYTLGTRLAALSKEALDSLDLREAGSAHVRRLQRRVGNTVHLAALMDRSIVYVDKAEDESGVRMYSRVGKAVIPYCSAVGKAILANLDVPRRDAVLDGVTWERFTDLTITTRERLDEELARVRARGWATDDREFEPYVNCLAVPIESQLGVVGAISVTAVRMVADLDRLKSHLPALREAAAAISAEIG is encoded by the coding sequence ATGTCGCAGTCCGTCACCCGCGCCGCGCGCATCATCGACGCCATCGCCGCCGATCCGCGCACCGTCGCCGAGCTCGCCGAGGCCTTCGACCTGCACCGGTCGACGATGTTCCGCGAGCTGCAGGCGCTCGAGGAGGTCGGCTGGGTGCGCCGCCGGGGCAACGGGCGCTACACGCTCGGCACCCGGCTCGCCGCGCTCTCGAAGGAGGCGCTCGACTCGCTCGACCTGCGCGAGGCCGGCTCGGCGCATGTGCGGCGGCTGCAGCGGCGCGTCGGCAACACCGTGCACCTCGCGGCGCTCATGGACCGCTCGATCGTCTACGTCGACAAGGCCGAAGACGAGTCGGGCGTGCGCATGTACTCGCGCGTCGGCAAGGCCGTGATCCCGTACTGCTCGGCCGTCGGCAAGGCGATCCTCGCGAACCTCGACGTGCCCCGGCGCGACGCCGTGCTCGACGGCGTCACCTGGGAGCGCTTCACCGACCTCACCATCACGACCCGCGAACGCCTCGACGAGGAGCTCGCGCGCGTGCGCGCCCGCGGCTGGGCCACCGACGACCGCGAGTTCGAGCCGTACGTCAACTGCCTCGCCGTGCCCATCGAGAGCCAGCTCGGCGTCGTCGGCGCGATCTCGGTGACGGCCGTGCGCATGGTCGCCGACCTCGACCGGCTGAAGTCCCACCTGCCCGCGCTCCGCGAGGCCGCCGCCGCCATCTCGGCCGAGATCGGCTGA
- a CDS encoding amidohydrolase family protein: protein MTAPTHVPSHGERGPRVIRDVIVVDGDSGPVAELGEPVDVVVEGERIARVEPRGSTRDADLDTTQVIDGRGRLLLPGFIDAHAHADGLVFDPDVQLALLRQGVTTVIGGQDGVSYAPGDGTYASEYFAAINGPHPGYRGGGIRELLASYDDATAVNQALLVPAGTVRRLVCGRSAEDASRAELDAMLALVAEGLADGAVGLSTGLDYVPGAFATTEELARLAEPVATAGGVYVSHMRGGYESGSATGIDEIRAIAQQSGAAVHVSHFHAEPHLVHGLMAGLAASGVDASFDAYPYTRGCSILAMPLLPASITVRPTAEVLALLSDPVERARLLAEWFPTIVDYPSLGPDWPEMLTLAHVAAPAFGWAHGLTIGAAAARSGTTPAEFALDVLVASRLEVNVVMAVRYARTDADLASILTHPFAMGGSDGIFVGAHPHPRARGSFARYLHSLVVSQGVMNWADAAALVSTRAADRFGLGDRGRVRPGAVADLVLVDPARIADRATYEDPLALAEGIDDVLVAGVPVLAGGRLTGATPGRGIRRSTCPKEA from the coding sequence ATGACCGCACCGACGCACGTACCGTCGCACGGCGAACGCGGGCCCCGCGTCATCCGCGATGTGATCGTGGTCGACGGCGATTCGGGGCCGGTCGCCGAACTCGGCGAGCCGGTCGACGTCGTGGTCGAGGGCGAACGCATCGCCCGCGTCGAGCCTCGCGGCAGCACGCGCGACGCCGACCTCGACACGACGCAGGTCATCGACGGCCGCGGACGCCTGCTGCTGCCCGGGTTCATCGACGCCCACGCGCACGCCGACGGCCTCGTCTTCGACCCCGACGTGCAGCTCGCGCTGCTGCGGCAGGGCGTCACGACCGTCATCGGCGGGCAGGACGGCGTCTCGTACGCCCCCGGCGACGGCACGTACGCGAGCGAGTACTTCGCCGCGATCAACGGCCCGCACCCGGGCTACCGCGGGGGCGGCATCCGCGAACTGCTGGCCTCGTACGACGACGCCACCGCCGTGAACCAGGCGCTGCTCGTGCCGGCGGGCACCGTGCGCCGGCTCGTCTGCGGGCGATCGGCGGAGGACGCGAGCCGGGCCGAGCTCGACGCGATGCTCGCCCTGGTCGCCGAGGGCCTCGCCGACGGCGCCGTGGGCCTGTCGACCGGACTCGACTACGTGCCGGGCGCCTTCGCCACGACCGAGGAGCTCGCGCGCCTCGCCGAGCCGGTCGCCACGGCGGGCGGCGTGTACGTCTCGCACATGCGCGGCGGCTACGAGTCGGGCTCCGCCACGGGCATCGACGAGATCCGGGCGATCGCGCAGCAGTCGGGCGCCGCCGTGCACGTGTCGCACTTCCACGCCGAGCCGCACCTCGTGCACGGGCTCATGGCGGGGCTCGCGGCATCCGGCGTCGACGCGAGCTTCGACGCGTACCCGTACACGCGCGGCTGCTCGATCCTGGCGATGCCCCTTCTGCCCGCGTCGATCACCGTGCGCCCGACCGCCGAGGTGCTGGCCCTGCTCTCGGATCCGGTCGAGCGGGCGCGCCTGCTCGCCGAGTGGTTCCCGACCATCGTCGACTACCCGAGCCTCGGCCCCGACTGGCCCGAGATGCTGACCCTCGCGCACGTCGCCGCCCCCGCATTCGGATGGGCGCACGGCCTGACGATCGGCGCAGCGGCGGCCCGCTCAGGCACCACGCCCGCCGAGTTCGCGCTCGACGTGCTCGTCGCGTCGCGGCTCGAGGTCAACGTGGTCATGGCCGTGCGGTACGCGCGCACCGACGCCGACCTCGCGTCGATCCTCACCCACCCGTTCGCGATGGGCGGCTCCGACGGCATCTTCGTCGGCGCCCACCCGCACCCGCGGGCCCGCGGCTCGTTCGCCCGCTACCTGCACTCGCTCGTCGTCTCGCAGGGGGTCATGAACTGGGCGGATGCCGCGGCGCTCGTCTCGACGAGGGCCGCCGACCGGTTCGGGCTCGGCGACCGGGGGCGCGTGCGTCCGGGCGCCGTCGCCGACCTCGTGCTCGTGGATCCGGCGCGCATCGCCGACCGCGCGACCTATGAAGATCCGCTCGCCCTCGCCGAGGGCATCGACGACGTGCTCGTCGCCGGCGTGCCGGTGCTCGCAGGCGGGCGACTCACCGGCGCGACGCCCGGCCGCGGCATCCGTCGCTCGACCTGCCCGAAGGAAGCCTGA
- a CDS encoding alanine racemase produces the protein MSRRTDDLADEVLSPGDTGLPARAAGLTVREFLATKPRLGEFWTPLTVLDAEAMRGNAATIQAWAESKGMELMPHGKTTMAPALWNLQLEMGATGLTLATPGQVRTARSFRVSSIMLANALVAPAALAFIAGELADPDFSFRCWVDSVDTVAAMERGLAESLAGTDSALPRPIDVLVELGAPGGRTGARSLEQAVELAQRVADSPVLRLVGVAGYEGSLGHDRSPAALTAVRGYLSGLVTLRDLLLDRGLLTPGGIAADDVIVSAGGSAYLDLVAEVFAPAIAADAATGRRTRWILRSGASLLHDHGFYRGISPLDDLLEPAMRGYARVVSHPEPGLALLDGGKRDFPYDEGLPVPLGAAAAIGGDERSLDEASVTALNDQHAYLRADELGTTLPVAIGDVVSLGLSHPCTAFDKRRWLPVVERAGSDVVVDLVRTFF, from the coding sequence CGCGGCTGGGCGAGTTCTGGACTCCGCTCACCGTGCTCGACGCCGAGGCGATGCGCGGCAACGCCGCGACGATCCAGGCGTGGGCGGAGTCGAAGGGCATGGAGCTCATGCCGCACGGCAAGACCACGATGGCGCCCGCCCTCTGGAACCTGCAGCTCGAGATGGGCGCGACCGGCCTCACGCTCGCGACCCCCGGGCAGGTGCGCACCGCGCGCTCGTTCCGGGTGTCGAGCATCATGCTCGCGAACGCGCTCGTCGCGCCGGCCGCGCTCGCGTTCATCGCCGGCGAGCTCGCCGACCCCGACTTCTCGTTCCGGTGCTGGGTCGACTCGGTCGACACCGTCGCGGCGATGGAGCGCGGGCTCGCGGAGTCGCTCGCCGGCACGGATTCCGCGCTCCCCCGCCCGATCGACGTCCTCGTCGAGCTCGGCGCGCCGGGCGGCCGCACGGGGGCACGTTCGCTCGAGCAGGCCGTCGAGCTCGCGCAGCGCGTCGCCGACTCCCCGGTGCTGCGGCTCGTGGGCGTCGCGGGCTACGAGGGCAGCCTCGGGCACGACCGGTCGCCGGCGGCCCTCACCGCCGTGCGCGGCTACCTCTCCGGTCTCGTCACCCTGCGCGACCTCCTGCTCGACCGGGGCCTGCTCACGCCGGGTGGCATCGCCGCCGACGACGTCATCGTGAGCGCCGGCGGCAGCGCCTACCTCGACCTCGTCGCCGAGGTGTTCGCCCCCGCGATCGCAGCGGATGCCGCGACCGGCCGCCGCACCCGATGGATCCTCCGCTCGGGCGCCTCGCTGCTGCACGACCACGGGTTCTACCGCGGCATCTCGCCGCTCGACGACCTGCTCGAACCGGCGATGCGCGGCTACGCGCGCGTCGTCTCGCACCCGGAGCCCGGCCTCGCGCTGCTCGACGGCGGCAAGCGCGATTTCCCGTACGACGAGGGCCTGCCCGTGCCGCTCGGGGCCGCCGCCGCGATCGGGGGCGACGAGCGGTCGCTGGACGAGGCATCCGTCACCGCCCTGAACGACCAGCATGCGTATCTCCGCGCCGACGAGCTCGGCACGACCCTGCCGGTCGCGATCGGCGACGTCGTGTCGCTCGGGCTCTCGCACCCGTGCACCGCCTTCGACAAGCGCCGCTGGTTGCCCGTCGTCGAGCGTGCCGGCAGCGACGTGGTCGTCGACCTCGTGCGGACGTTCTTCTGA